Proteins encoded within one genomic window of Vanrija pseudolonga chromosome 3, complete sequence:
- the RET3 gene encoding Coatomer subunit zeta yields the protein MANLSLYTVTALLILDADGNRVLAKYYAPPHDTAGTFAAELGVGAGGPGQAGLQTLKEQRAFEKSVWEKTRRGAGDIHPLPPHLVLSRATTDLHFHIVGSLATSNELMLQGALTAFHDAVSLLLRGQIEKRNVLESLDLVLLAADETVDDGIILETDAAAIASRVSRPKPDTTDIVINEQTLLNAYSTFKERVTQRIGQL from the exons ATG GCCAACCTCTCCCTCTACACCGTCACGGCGCtgctcatcctcgacgcggaCGGCAACCGCGTCTTGGCAAAGTACTatgcgccgccgcacgacacggccggcacgtttgccgccgagctgggcgttggcgccggcgggcccGGGCAGGCTGGCTTGCAGACGCTCAAGGAGCAGCGCGCGTTTGAGAAGAGCGTGTGGGAGAAGACGCGGCGGGGGGCTG GCGACATCCACCCCCTCCCGCCGCACCTCGTCCTGTcccgcgccaccaccgaccTGCACTTCCACATtgtcggctcgctcgccacgtCCAACGAGCTCATGCTGCAGGGCGCGCTGACGGCGTTCCACGACGCCGTGAGCCTCTTGCTCCGCGGGCAGATCGAGAAGCGCAACGTGCTCGAGTCGCTTGATCTCGTGCTCCTTGCTGCGGACGAGACGGTCGACGATGG CATCATCCTCGAaaccgacgccgcggccatcGCGTCCCGCGTGTCGCGCCCCAAACCCGACACGACCGACATTGTCATCAACGAGCAGACGCTGCTCAACGCTT ACTCAACGTTCAAGGAGCGCGTCACGCAGCGTATTGGCCAGCTCTAG
- the MPP10 gene encoding U3 small nucleolar RNA-associated protein MPP10, with amino-acid sequence MPTDTQGSPGPIPDSLDRLEKLLESREHFLAVGGDSELANSALDATKGIFDLALSLEPKSHPHLHPFLVSILQPPSISLRSKQGAQEEAEDAPADPAELLPYTPLSVLTTDGMDHEQVWAQLELRADGICKIAKEVGSGDQEDEDAEDDDDESELEDDDSQEEMTVEEWKQMMADEGYEEGESASEDDEDEEEDSEEGSEDDEELDDDESLEFGDEDDEGLSLGSEDEDMEEGEDEDDEDEEEDEEDGSDAADSDLNPDVDMDGSDDDGFAAGPSKPRKKSKHATLDDEFFSIDDFNRLTEEQEATHVTGGHLGGDDEEEAELDDIGAMFLVEGDEDAPLMYSDFFEPPKRAEAPAKGHVKKTTKKGKSARFAEEMDEEDDDEDELVDETRETMSRVKSDLFEDSEDEEESEQTLSTHERRQRELAAQIAELEQEAIGPKDWTLLGEASSRARPENSLLEEHLDFEQVQKVVPVITEDTVASLEELIKKRILDNNFDSPVRVRAFEPTPFLPSRFFDLQDTKSTQSLAQIYENEYQAAAAGGKAADPRDEKLRKEHDEIDRLWNEVCYKLDALSSLNFVPKAPKAQITTIDNIATTSLETALPSSQAATTMLAPQELFGGPKASELTARSEQTPEEAHAARAKARRAKKAQTARLGATAGLYGKKRQSVREQKDEAMKSLVKSGKGVTVVGKGEQEEAKRKRREANTTDSKRLKL; translated from the exons ATGCCGACCGACACGCAGGGCTCACCAGGGCCAATCCCCGACAGCCTCGACAGGCTAGAGAAGCTACTCGAGAGCCGCGAGCACTTCCTCGCCGTGGGCGGGGACAGCGAGCTGGCCAACTCGGCGCTCGATGCCACCAAGGGCATCTTCGACCTGG CCCTCTCGCTCGAGCCCAAGTCTCACCCCCACCTTCACCCCTTCCTTGTGTCGATCCTGCAGCCTCCCTCCATCTCGCTGCGCTCCAAGCAGGGCGcgcaggaggaggccgaggacgcgccggccgaccccgccgagctcctgcCGTACACGCCTCTGTCGGTGCTCACGACCGACGGGATGGACCATGAGCAGGTGTgggcgcagctcgagctgcgtgCCGACGGTATCTGCAAGATCGCCAAGgaggtcggctcgggcgaccaggaggacgaggacgccgaggatgacgacgacgagagcgagctcgaggacgacgacagccagGAGGAGATGACTGTCGAGGAGTGGAAGCAGATGATGGCAGATGAGGGGTatgaggagggggagagcGCGAgtgaggatgacgaggatgaggaagaggacTCCGAGGAAGGctccgaggacgacgaggagctggacgacgacgagtcgctGGAGTTTGGAgatgaggatgacgagggcCTGAGTCTCGGaagcgaggacgaggacatggaggagggtgaggatgaggatgatgaagacgaggaggaggacgaggaggacggctccgacgccgccgactcggacctcaaccccgacgtcgacatggacggctcggacgacgacggcttcgCCGCTGGCCCCTCCAAGCCACGAAAGAAGTCCAAGCACGCaaccctcgacgacgagttcttCTCCATCGACGACTTCAACCGCTTgaccgaggagcaggaggcgaCCCACGTCACTGGCGGCcaccttggcggcgacgacgaggaggaggccgagctggacgacatTGGCGCCATGTTCCTCgtggagggcgacgaggatgctC CTCTCATGTACTCCGACTTCTTTGAGCCACCAAAACGGGCAGAGGCGCCTGCGAAGGGCCATGTCAAGAAGACGACAAAGAAGGGCAAGTCGGCACGCTtcgccgaggagatggacgaggaggatgatgatgaggacgagcttgtcgacgagaCCCGCGAGACGATGAGCCGCGTCAAGAGCGACCTGTtcgaggacagcgaggacgaggaggagagcgagcAGA CCCTCTCAACACACGAGCGAAGGCAACGagagctcgcggcgcagatTGCCGAGCTTGAACAGGAAGCCATCGGCCCCAAGGACTGGACGCTGCTGGGTGAGGCGAGCAGCCGTGCACGACCAGAAAactcgctgctcgaggagcacctcgacTTTGAGCAGGTGCAGAAGGTCGTGCCTGTTATCACTGAGGACACTGTTGCCTCCCTCGAGGAGCTTATCAAGAAGCGCATCTTGGAT AACAACTTTGACTCTCCTGTCCGCGTCCGCGCTTTCGAGCCCACACCTTTCCTCCCCTCGCGCTTCTTCGACCTGCAGGACACCAAGTCGACTCAGTCGCTCGCGCAGATCTACGAGAACGAGTAccaggctgccgctgccggcggcaaggctgCCGACCCACGCGACGAGAAGCTGCGCAAGGAGCACGACGAGATTGACCGCCTGTGGAACGAAGTGTGCtacaagctcgacgcgctcagcTCGCTCAACTTTGTGCCCAAGGCACCCAAGGCGCAGATCACGACGATTGACAACAttgcgacgacgagcctcGAGACTGCCCTGCCGTCGAgccaggcggcgacgacaatgcTGGCGCCACAGGAGCTGTTTGGCGGGCCCAAGGCGTCGGAGCTCACtgcgcgcagcgagcagacgcccgaggaggcgcacgccgctcgcgccaaggcgcgccgcgcgaagaaggcgcagactgcccgcctcggcgccacggccgGCCTGTACGGCAAGAAGCGCCAGAGCGTGCGCGAGCAAAAGGACGAGGCGATGAAGAGCCTCGTCAAGTCGGGCAAGGGCGTCACGGTCGTTggcaagggcgagcaggaggaggccaagcgcaagcgccgcgaggcgaaCACGACCGACTCGAAGCGTCTCAAGCTGTAG